In Candidatus Manganitrophus noduliformans, the genomic stretch GCGAGGGGAATGTCATCACCTCGGCCCAGGAGATCGGGGTGACCTTCAGCGAAATGGCGTTGAAGCCGGTAAAAGGGCCATGGGTTTCCGTTTTCAACGGACCGCCCGATATTTCGGTCAATCTGTTGGCGCTTCAGGGGAAGGCCGATCTGATCGATGTGGTCGATCTTCCGGTCGGGGCTTATGATAAAGCGCGCATCAAGGTCGAAAACGCTTGGTTTGTCGATGCGGAAGGGGTCCGGCATGATGTGATCGTTCCTTCGGGGAAGATCACGATCAAATTCAAGCGCCACCTCATTATCCGGGCCAATGATGAAACCGAGGTCCTCTTCGACTTCATTCCCGGAAAATCGATCCATCTGATCGAGGCCGGAAAGAGCGGCAAATTCATCCTCCGTCCGGTGGTCCGCGTGCGGGTGCTCGGGGAAGAGGTCACGGAGTTCGTCAAGATCGAGGGGCAAATCGTCTCGGTCGATTGCAGCGAGAACCGATTGATGCTCGATCCACGACATGGCGAGCCGATTGCCGTCAACCTGGAGGATGCGCTGATCGTTCTGAAGGACGGCTCCTTCTTCAGAGGAGGCGACGACGATGACGATGACGAACGGAAAAGAGAGGCGGCGCAAGTCGCTTCCTGCCAGCAGCTCCAGGAGGGACAGAATGTGGAAGTGGTCGGCAGCAGCGACGAAGAAGGGGTGATTCACGCTTCGGTGGTGCTGATCAAAACGGAGGAGCCGGCTTCACACCGTCTCGAATTCACCGGAACCCTCCTGGAGGCCGATTGCGACCAACAGACGTTCCGCGTCACCTTCAGCGGCGGGGAGATCGAGGTGACCCTCCTTCCGGAGACCAAACTATTTACGGCCGACGACCAAGCGGTTCCGGCGGCGGAGGTCTGCGAGCGATTGAGCGAAGCGGTTCAGAAGCGGATCGAGGTGGCGGGGAAGGTGGAGAACAATCAGGTCATCGCCGCCGAAATCACCCTTTTGCCCGAGGCCCCTGTTTCCATGCCGACCCGCGCGGCGGGGACGGTGGAATCGATCAGTGTGACGGGGACCGAGGTCACCGGGTTCGTTCTGGAGGCCGACGGCGGCCAGTCGTATACCATCGCGATCGACGCTCAGACCGAAATCAAGGATCAAAACGGAGATCCGGTTGCGCCGAATGCCCTTCTCAATCAGCGGGTTCGTGTCGAGGGAACCCTCGATGCCGGGACCACCCCGCCGACGATTGAAGCGGCGGAAGTCG encodes the following:
- a CDS encoding DUF4382 domain-containing protein, with amino-acid sequence MFHMLQPIRFVLSLFLLMSLTAACGGGGGASSDSGDSGTGKAAILLTDRAEEKITDREGNVITSAQEIGVTFSEMALKPVKGPWVSVFNGPPDISVNLLALQGKADLIDVVDLPVGAYDKARIKVENAWFVDAEGVRHDVIVPSGKITIKFKRHLIIRANDETEVLFDFIPGKSIHLIEAGKSGKFILRPVVRVRVLGEEVTEFVKIEGQIVSVDCSENRLMLDPRHGEPIAVNLEDALIVLKDGSFFRGGDDDDDDERKREAAQVASCQQLQEGQNVEVVGSSDEEGVIHASVVLIKTEEPASHRLEFTGTLLEADCDQQTFRVTFSGGEIEVTLLPETKLFTADDQAVPAAEVCERLSEAVQKRIEVAGKVENNQVIAAEITLLPEAPVSMPTRAAGTVESISVTGTEVTGFVLEADGGQSYTIAIDAQTEIKDQNGDPVAPNALLNQRVRVEGTLDAGTTPPTIEAAEVVLLSIS